In Salinibacterium sp. NK8237, the following proteins share a genomic window:
- a CDS encoding NAD(P)/FAD-dependent oxidoreductase codes for MTDIASAPTADPAATAFDTIVVGAGVSGLTAARFLAQSGQRVLVLEARDRTGGRTHTERSGDVATDRGASWIHGVDDNPLTDIVNAFGMRTVEFTVGSYQPTGRPIAYYSPTGERLSDDAVAQFADDVRTFDAHLATAVQASTLGTSYEQTMGVALSTLGWNPDRAERVREFVLHRSEEQYGVHAGLLDAHGLDDDTVEGDEVVFPDGYDELATNLAQGLDVRLEHVVTGIRWSKQGATVATAQGDFTADRVVVTVPIGVLKSGDLAFEPALPEWLTHAIDGFEMNNFEKVFLRFPTRFWDESVYAIRQQGEAGKWWHSWYDLTDLHGVPTLLTFAAGPSAIEARDWSDEQISSSVLDALRGLYGERVEHPDEVLVTRWQDDPYSYGSYAYMRPGSTPDDHDLLATPVENVLHFAGEATWTDDPATVTAALRSGHRAAENILGVALSFSALSESTRDL; via the coding sequence CCAACGAGTGCTCGTGCTCGAAGCCCGCGACCGCACGGGTGGCCGCACGCACACCGAACGCTCCGGCGACGTTGCCACCGACCGCGGAGCATCCTGGATCCACGGCGTCGACGACAACCCCCTCACCGATATCGTCAACGCCTTCGGCATGCGCACGGTCGAGTTCACGGTTGGCAGCTACCAGCCCACCGGCCGCCCCATCGCCTATTACAGCCCCACCGGCGAGCGCCTCAGCGACGACGCTGTCGCCCAGTTCGCGGATGACGTCCGCACCTTCGACGCGCATCTTGCGACGGCGGTGCAGGCTTCCACTCTCGGCACAAGCTATGAGCAGACGATGGGCGTCGCGCTTTCCACGCTCGGCTGGAACCCCGATCGGGCGGAGCGCGTGCGCGAGTTCGTGCTGCACCGCTCCGAGGAGCAGTACGGCGTGCACGCCGGGCTGCTCGATGCGCACGGTCTCGACGATGACACGGTCGAGGGCGACGAGGTGGTGTTCCCCGACGGCTATGACGAGCTGGCAACGAATCTCGCACAGGGACTCGACGTTCGCCTCGAGCATGTGGTCACCGGCATCCGTTGGTCAAAGCAGGGCGCAACGGTCGCCACCGCGCAGGGCGATTTCACCGCGGATCGCGTGGTCGTAACGGTGCCGATTGGGGTGCTCAAGAGCGGCGATCTCGCGTTCGAGCCGGCGCTGCCCGAATGGCTCACCCACGCCATTGACGGCTTCGAGATGAACAACTTCGAGAAGGTCTTTCTGCGCTTCCCCACTCGCTTCTGGGATGAGAGCGTCTACGCGATTCGCCAGCAGGGCGAGGCGGGCAAGTGGTGGCATTCCTGGTACGACCTCACCGATCTGCACGGCGTTCCCACCCTGCTCACGTTCGCTGCCGGCCCCAGCGCCATCGAGGCGCGCGACTGGAGCGACGAACAGATCAGCTCGTCCGTTCTCGATGCTCTGCGCGGGCTCTACGGCGAGCGCGTCGAGCACCCCGACGAAGTGCTCGTGACGCGCTGGCAAGACGATCCATACTCGTACGGGTCGTACGCGTACATGCGCCCGGGATCCACGCCCGACGACCACGACCTGCTGGCCACCCCGGTCGAGAACGTGCTGCACTTTGCGGGCGAAGCAACGTGGACGGATGATCCAGCCACCGTCACCGCGGCACTACGCTCCGGTCATCGCGCCGCCGAGAACATTCTCGGGGTCGCACTGTCATTCAGCGCATTGAGCGAGTCGACGCGCGATCTCTGA